The following are from one region of the Populus trichocarpa isolate Nisqually-1 chromosome 8, P.trichocarpa_v4.1, whole genome shotgun sequence genome:
- the LOC7462150 gene encoding metal tolerance protein 10, with protein sequence MASRQSSPRTDSLDYRTELLSPAATGENVSTMTREPSWQLSMDKFQLPERRMDNHFGFGYFLKTLRRQKRISEYYRRQEKLVEGFHEVDSFIELGILPGSLSEDEMKQLARNERGAIYASNVANLVLFLAKVYASTESRSLAVIASTLDSFLDLLSGFILWFTAHTMRKPNQFQYPIGKQRMQPVGIVIFASVMATLGLQILFESGRELITRAQPERDPDKEKWMIGIMVSATVVKFVLTVYCRRFSNEIVRAYAQDHFFDVITNSIGLGTAVLAIKFYWWIDPIGAIVIALYTMGNWAKTVVENVWSLIGRTAPPEYLAKLTYLIWNHHKDIKHIETVRAYTFGCQYFVEVHIVLPQDMSLDQAHNIGETLEEKLEQLPEVERAFVHVDFDTTHHLEHKSKRP encoded by the exons ATGGCGAGCAGACAGAGCAGTCCTCGAACAGATTCGTTAGACTATCGAACGGAGCTTCTATCACCTGCTGCGACAGGAGAGAATGTGAGCACGATGACAAGGGAGCCGTCTTGGCAACTAAGTATGGATAAGTTCCAGTTGCCAGAGAGGCGGATGGATAATCATTTTGGCTTTggatattttcttaaaacacTAA GGAGACAAAAGAGAATTTCAGAATACTACAGAAGGCAGGAAAAGCTTGTCGAGGGATTCCATGAGGTGGACTCGTTCATTGAATTGGGCATTTTGCCTGGAAGTTTAAGCGAG GATGAAATGAAACAGCTTGCAAGAAATGAGAGAGGGGCAATATATGCATCAAATGTAGCCAACTTGGTACTTTTCTTGGCAAAAGTGTATGCTTCTACTGAGAGCAGATCATTGGCAGTGATAGCTTCAACTTTGGACTCCTTCTTGGATTTATTGTCAGGGTTTATTTTGTGGTTTACTGCTCATACAATGAGAAAAccaaatcaatttcaatatcCTATTGGCAAGCAAAGAATGCAACCTGTG GGAATTGTTATTTTTGCATCAGTAATGGCAACTCTTGGATTACAGATATTATTCGAGTCAGGAAGAGAACTTATTACAAGG GCTCAGCCAGAAAGAGATCCTGACAAAGAAAAATGGATGATTGGCATTATGGTCTCTGCCACAGTGGTAAAATTTGTTCTCACGGTATATTGCCGCAGATTCAGCAATGAGATTGTTAGGGCATATGCTCAAGATCACTTCTTCGATGTCATTACAAATTCAATTGGTCTAGGGACAGCAGTGTTAGCTATCAAGTTTTACTGGTGGATTGATCCTATTGGAGCCATCGTT ATAGCTTTATATACGATGGGCAATTGGGCAAAGACAGTCGTGGAGAATGTTTGGTCTTTAATAGGGAGGACAGCTCCTCCAGAGTATTTAGCTAAGCTGACATATCTAATCTGGAACCATCACAAGGATATTAAGCACATTGAAACTGTTAGAGCATACACATTTGGTTGTCAGTACTTTGTGGAGGTTCATATAGTCTTACCACAGGATATGTCTCTTGATCAAGCACATAATATTGGGGAGACACTTGAAGAGAAGCTGGAACAACTTCCTGAAGTAGAAAGAGCTTTTGTCCATGTGGATTTTGATACCACCCATCATCTGGAGCACAAGTCCAAACGTCCATGA
- the LOC7462151 gene encoding uncharacterized protein LOC7462151 isoform X1 gives MENVDFIIRADRRAWKSETFSNYSPAPSIRYTKMHKLNRGNREKVQQFMSITGTSEKVAVQALKASDWHLEGAFDAFYSQPQSRTYTDSRHLEELYNRYKDPYVDMVLVDGITILCNDLQVDPQDIVMLVVSWHMKAATMCEFSKQEFIGGLQSLGVDSLDKFREKIPYMRSELMDEQKFREIYNFAFGWAKEKGQKSLALDTAIGMWQLLFAEKQWPLVDHWCQFLQAQHNKAISRDTWSQLLEFARTVDPTLSNYDAEGAWPYLIDEFVEYLNENGIMQKGRSTEWSQKR, from the exons ATGGAGAACGTTGATTTCATCATACGAGCAGATAGGCGGGCCTGGAAATCGGAGACATTTTCAAA CTATTCGCCGGCTCCAAGCATTCGATATACAAAAATG CACAAGTTAAATAGAGGCAACCGTGAGAAAGTCCAGCAGTTCATGAGTATAACTGGGACAAG CGAGAAGGTTGCTGTTCAGGCTTTGAAGGCTAGTGATTGGCATCTAGAAGGAGCATTTGATGCGTTCTACAGCCAGCCTCAGTCTAGAACATATACTGATTCTAGACATTTGGAAGAGCTTTACAACAGATATAAAG ATCCTTATGTTGATATGGTACTGGTTGATGGTATCACCATCCTTTGCAATGATCTTCAG GTGGATCCTCAAGATATTGTTATG TTAGTTGTTTCATGGCACATGAAGGCTGCCACCATGTGTGAATTCTCCAAGCAGGAATTCATTGGTGGATTACAATCACTGGG GGTCGATTCTTTGGACAAGTTTCGTGAAAAAATACCATATATGCGATCTGAGCTGATGGACGAAC AGAAGTTTCGTGAAATATACAACTTTGCTTTTGGCTGggcaaaagaaaag gGACAAAAATCGTTGGCATTGGATACAGCAATTGGTATGTGGCAACTGCTGTTTGCTGAAAAACAGTGGCCTTTGGTGGATCACTGGTGCCAGTTCTTACAG GCTCAGCATAATAAAGCAATCTCGAGGGACACTTGGTCTCAACTTCTGGAGTTTGCCAGG ACAGTAGACCCCACATTATCAAATTATGATGCTGAAGGTGCATGGCCCTATCTGATTGatgaatttgttgaatatttgaaTGAGAATGGCATAATGCAAAAGGGTCGGTCAACTGAATGGAGCCAAAAACGATGA
- the LOC7462151 gene encoding uncharacterized protein LOC7462151 isoform X2 yields the protein MHKLNRGNREKVQQFMSITGTSEKVAVQALKASDWHLEGAFDAFYSQPQSRTYTDSRHLEELYNRYKDPYVDMVLVDGITILCNDLQVDPQDIVMLVVSWHMKAATMCEFSKQEFIGGLQSLGVDSLDKFREKIPYMRSELMDEQKFREIYNFAFGWAKEKGQKSLALDTAIGMWQLLFAEKQWPLVDHWCQFLQAQHNKAISRDTWSQLLEFARTVDPTLSNYDAEGAWPYLIDEFVEYLNENGIMQKGRSTEWSQKR from the exons ATG CACAAGTTAAATAGAGGCAACCGTGAGAAAGTCCAGCAGTTCATGAGTATAACTGGGACAAG CGAGAAGGTTGCTGTTCAGGCTTTGAAGGCTAGTGATTGGCATCTAGAAGGAGCATTTGATGCGTTCTACAGCCAGCCTCAGTCTAGAACATATACTGATTCTAGACATTTGGAAGAGCTTTACAACAGATATAAAG ATCCTTATGTTGATATGGTACTGGTTGATGGTATCACCATCCTTTGCAATGATCTTCAG GTGGATCCTCAAGATATTGTTATG TTAGTTGTTTCATGGCACATGAAGGCTGCCACCATGTGTGAATTCTCCAAGCAGGAATTCATTGGTGGATTACAATCACTGGG GGTCGATTCTTTGGACAAGTTTCGTGAAAAAATACCATATATGCGATCTGAGCTGATGGACGAAC AGAAGTTTCGTGAAATATACAACTTTGCTTTTGGCTGggcaaaagaaaag gGACAAAAATCGTTGGCATTGGATACAGCAATTGGTATGTGGCAACTGCTGTTTGCTGAAAAACAGTGGCCTTTGGTGGATCACTGGTGCCAGTTCTTACAG GCTCAGCATAATAAAGCAATCTCGAGGGACACTTGGTCTCAACTTCTGGAGTTTGCCAGG ACAGTAGACCCCACATTATCAAATTATGATGCTGAAGGTGCATGGCCCTATCTGATTGatgaatttgttgaatatttgaaTGAGAATGGCATAATGCAAAAGGGTCGGTCAACTGAATGGAGCCAAAAACGATGA